The sequence TCGCCGGCGCGCCGGTAGCGGTGTCCAGTCCGCAGGGCCGCTTCGAAGCCGGTGCCGCCATGGTCGACGGACAGTCGCTGCTGCGTGCCGAGGCGTGGGGCAAGCATCTGTTCCACCACTACGCGCGCGGGCCGATCGTGCACGTGCACCTGGGCATCTACGGCCACTTCACCGAGTTCGGCCTGGCTGACGGTGGCGTGCCCGACCCGGTCGGCCAGGTCCGGATGCGGATGCTGGGCGCCGAATACGGTACCGATCTGCGCGGTCCGGCCGCCTGCGAAGTGGTCGACGAGGCGCAGGTCGCCGACGTGATCGCGCGGCTGGGGCCCGACCCGCTGCGCGCCGATGCCGACCCGTCCCTGGCCTTCAAGCGAATCGCCAAGTCCCGCAAATCTATTGCTGCGCTACTGATGGACCAGTCGGTGCTGGCCGGGGTGGGCAACGTCTACCGCAGCGAGGTGCTGTTCCGGCACCGGATCGACCCCTACCGACCCGGCGTAGAGATCGGCGAAGCGGACTTCGCCGCGATCTGGGCCGACTTGGCGGCGCTGATGAAGGTGGGCCTGCGGCGCGGCAACATCGTCGTCGTCCGGCCCGAGGACGACCACGGCGCTCCGGCGTACGCGGCCGGCAAGCCGCGCACCTACGTCTACCGCCGCGCCGGCGACCCCTGCCGACTGTGCGGGGCTGCCGTGCGCACCGCGGAACTACAGGGCCGCAATGTGTTCTGGTGTCCGTCCTGTCAGTCCTGACGTCCGGGTCGGCCAGTCAACTCCCAGCGAAAGCCCATGATTTTCAAGCTGTTTGGCCGTTTCTATGGCAGGTCGCTGGCAGGTAGGGCGGCTATAACCGACCGCATGAAACCGTTGAGCAGAATTTCGGCTGCCACCCTTGCCGTTGCGACAGGCACCGGGCTGATCGGGCTCGGTGTCGCCGCCCAAGCTCGCGCGGTGCCGGCGCCGGTCTATCACTGGTGCCCCGGCCAGACCTGGGACACGACGTGGGGCGTGAACTGGGAGAAGAACGAATGCCACGACGATCACCACCGCGATCGCGACGGCAA is a genomic window of Mycolicibacter heraklionensis containing:
- a CDS encoding Fpg/Nei family DNA glycosylase, giving the protein MPEGHILHRLARLHQRRFAGAPVAVSSPQGRFEAGAAMVDGQSLLRAEAWGKHLFHHYARGPIVHVHLGIYGHFTEFGLADGGVPDPVGQVRMRMLGAEYGTDLRGPAACEVVDEAQVADVIARLGPDPLRADADPSLAFKRIAKSRKSIAALLMDQSVLAGVGNVYRSEVLFRHRIDPYRPGVEIGEADFAAIWADLAALMKVGLRRGNIVVVRPEDDHGAPAYAAGKPRTYVYRRAGDPCRLCGAAVRTAELQGRNVFWCPSCQS